From a single Nocardioides sp. dk884 genomic region:
- a CDS encoding NAD(P)H-dependent glycerol-3-phosphate dehydrogenase, whose product MSAGKVAVLGAGSWGTAFSLVLADAGNEVTMWGRREEVCAAINEQHENADYLPGVQLPPTVSATHDPEKAMAGADVVVLAVPSQSLRANLTEWAPFIDDSAVLVSLMKGVELGTLNRMSEVIAQVTGAGPERIAAISGPNLAKEIARREPAASVVACADEDVARMLQARCHSPAFRPYTSVDLLGCELGGAYKNVVGLCVGMAVGLGFGDNTTASLITRGLAETARLAMKLGANPLTLMGLAGLGDLVATCSSPLSRNRTFGEKLGQGMTTDEIVASTRQVAEGAKSCSSLRALAERSGVDAPMASHVDDVVAGKMTAFEMMDAFIARETKAETD is encoded by the coding sequence ATGAGCGCAGGCAAGGTCGCGGTCCTCGGCGCGGGCTCGTGGGGGACCGCGTTCTCCCTCGTGCTCGCCGACGCCGGCAACGAGGTCACCATGTGGGGACGCCGCGAGGAGGTCTGCGCGGCGATCAACGAGCAGCACGAGAACGCCGACTACCTGCCCGGTGTGCAGCTGCCGCCGACGGTCAGCGCGACCCACGACCCCGAGAAGGCCATGGCGGGGGCCGACGTCGTCGTGCTCGCCGTGCCCTCGCAGTCGCTGCGTGCCAACCTCACCGAGTGGGCGCCGTTCATCGACGACTCCGCGGTGCTGGTCTCGCTGATGAAGGGCGTCGAGCTCGGCACCTTGAACCGGATGAGCGAGGTGATCGCGCAGGTCACCGGCGCGGGTCCCGAGCGGATCGCCGCGATCAGCGGCCCCAACCTCGCCAAGGAGATCGCGCGCCGCGAGCCGGCCGCCTCGGTCGTGGCCTGCGCCGACGAGGACGTCGCCCGGATGCTGCAGGCGCGCTGCCACTCCCCGGCGTTCCGGCCCTACACCTCCGTCGACCTGCTCGGCTGCGAGCTGGGTGGTGCCTACAAGAACGTCGTCGGGCTCTGCGTCGGCATGGCGGTCGGGCTCGGCTTCGGCGACAACACCACCGCCTCGCTGATCACCCGCGGCCTGGCCGAGACCGCGCGGCTGGCGATGAAGCTCGGCGCCAACCCGCTCACGCTGATGGGCCTGGCCGGCCTCGGCGACCTGGTCGCCACCTGCTCCTCGCCGCTGTCGCGCAACCGCACCTTCGGCGAGAAGCTCGGCCAGGGGATGACCACCGACGAGATCGTCGCCTCCACGCGCCAGGTCGCGGAGGGGGCCAAGTCCTGCTCGTCGCTGCGCGCGCTCGCCGAGCGCAGCGGCGTCGACGCCCCGATGGCCAGCCACGTCGACGACGTCGTCGCCGGCAAGATGACCGCCTTCGAGATGATGGACGCCTTCATCGCCCGGGAGACCAAGGCCGAGACCGACTGA
- a CDS encoding trans-sulfuration enzyme family protein: MTDTPLDHVSPATLGVHAGRPPHEPDQPLNTPITLASTYVAGGDREYGRYGNPTWQAFEQALGALEGGRALAFSSGLAAVATVLDLVGQGATVVAPRHSYNGTIMQLGDLEARGRIRSRLVDVTDTAAYVAACEDAALVWLESPTNPMLEVADIETIATAAREAGAHVVVDNTFATPLLQKPLELGADIVVHSATKYLSGHSDILMGALVVEDPELFGVLKGRRDLVGAVPGTLEAFLALRGLRTLHLRVERAQANAAELARRLGEHPAIGEVRYPGFGAMVSVVLAQGAMAADLFTRKTRLWVHTTSLGGVESTFERRRRWKGEPATVPDALVRMSVGVEDVEDLWNDLATALDDLT; the protein is encoded by the coding sequence GTGACGGACACCCCCCTCGACCACGTGAGCCCTGCGACCCTCGGCGTCCACGCCGGGCGTCCTCCCCATGAGCCGGACCAGCCGCTCAACACCCCGATCACCCTCGCCTCGACCTACGTCGCCGGCGGGGACCGCGAGTACGGCCGCTACGGCAACCCGACCTGGCAGGCCTTCGAGCAGGCGCTCGGGGCGCTGGAGGGCGGGCGCGCGCTCGCCTTCTCCTCGGGCCTCGCGGCCGTCGCCACCGTGCTGGACCTGGTCGGACAGGGCGCCACGGTGGTCGCGCCGCGGCACTCCTACAACGGCACGATCATGCAGCTGGGCGACCTCGAGGCCCGCGGCCGGATCCGCTCGCGCCTGGTCGACGTGACCGACACCGCGGCGTACGTCGCGGCCTGCGAGGACGCCGCCCTGGTGTGGCTGGAGTCACCGACCAACCCGATGCTCGAGGTCGCCGACATCGAGACGATCGCCACAGCGGCGCGCGAGGCCGGCGCCCACGTCGTGGTGGACAACACCTTCGCCACTCCCCTGCTGCAGAAGCCGCTCGAGCTGGGCGCCGACATCGTGGTGCACTCGGCCACCAAGTACCTCTCCGGGCACAGCGACATCCTGATGGGCGCGCTCGTGGTCGAGGACCCCGAACTCTTCGGCGTCCTCAAGGGCCGCCGCGACCTGGTCGGGGCCGTCCCGGGCACCCTGGAGGCCTTCCTGGCGCTGCGCGGCCTGCGCACCCTGCACCTGCGCGTCGAGCGCGCCCAGGCCAACGCCGCCGAGCTCGCGCGCCGCCTGGGTGAGCACCCGGCGATCGGCGAGGTGCGCTACCCCGGCTTCGGCGCGATGGTCTCCGTGGTCCTCGCCCAGGGCGCGATGGCCGCCGACCTGTTCACCCGCAAGACCAGGCTGTGGGTGCACACCACCAGCCTCGGCGGCGTCGAGTCCACCTTCGAGCGCCGCCGGCGCTGGAAGGGCGAGCCCGCCACCGTCCCCGACGCCCTCGTGCGGATGTCGGTCGGTGTCGAGGACGTCGAGGACCTCTGGAACGACCTCGCCACCGCCCTGGACGACCTCACCTGA
- a CDS encoding alpha/beta fold hydrolase, with amino-acid sequence MLTTLLNGRAFGEKFGSNEASVVALHGWGRSRADWSSTLDGYDALALDLPGFGATPAPETGWDTAAYADWTAEIIGDLDRPVLVGHSFGGRVAVQLAATRPELVRGLVLTGVPLLRPERTGSTGGPKLGYRVVRALHRRGLVGDARMEALRQKHGSADYRAAQGVMREVLVKAVNEEYADQLAAVREHGVPVAMVWGEHDTAATVAMARRAQTLLGAQATLDVVPGSAHLLDPALVTAIRAQIDRLGGTA; translated from the coding sequence GTGCTGACCACCCTGCTGAACGGACGTGCCTTCGGGGAGAAGTTCGGCTCCAACGAGGCCAGCGTGGTCGCCCTGCATGGCTGGGGCCGCTCGCGAGCCGACTGGAGCTCGACCCTCGACGGGTACGACGCCCTCGCCCTCGACCTGCCCGGCTTCGGGGCCACCCCGGCGCCCGAGACCGGCTGGGACACCGCGGCGTACGCCGACTGGACCGCCGAGATCATCGGCGACCTGGACCGCCCGGTGCTGGTCGGCCACTCCTTCGGCGGCCGGGTGGCCGTGCAGCTCGCCGCCACCCGTCCCGAGCTGGTCCGCGGTCTCGTGCTGACCGGTGTGCCGCTGCTGCGCCCGGAGCGCACCGGGAGCACCGGCGGACCCAAGCTCGGCTACCGCGTGGTCCGCGCCCTGCACCGCCGCGGCCTCGTCGGCGACGCCCGCATGGAGGCGCTGCGCCAGAAGCACGGCTCGGCCGACTACCGCGCCGCCCAGGGGGTGATGCGCGAGGTGCTGGTCAAGGCCGTCAACGAGGAGTACGCCGACCAGCTCGCCGCCGTCCGCGAGCACGGTGTGCCGGTGGCCATGGTCTGGGGCGAGCACGACACCGCCGCCACCGTCGCGATGGCGCGCCGCGCCCAGACGCTCCTCGGCGCGCAGGCCACCCTCGACGTGGTCCCCGGCTCCGCCCACCTGCTCGACCCTGCGCTGGTCACCGCGATCCGCGCCCAGATCGACCGCCTCGGAGGCACTGCATGA
- a CDS encoding Mur ligase family protein has translation MSTLEILCAVGVTLLVLLSQLRWLRVAQREHYEPGRLFAIAAIWARAYWVNGLILLGIVLASLLTLGASAEWAVLIPALVWVTWPEGLALWPSSSPLVFTDRVKRLTGVLVVLVLALAAGLTALDLIGLLPILALPVAELALLIMAPVERSMGRKYQVSAAAKMRKLDPRVVAITGSYGKTSTKNYAAHLMSGRWATLASPASFNNAMGLSRAVNDRLDGGTDVFVAEMGTYGPGEIASLCEVFRPEVSAITTIGEAHLERMKNRETIVRAKSEILPPASTVVLNVDVPELAAIADDLAATKRVIRASGGPTPDADVVVRRAGDGWEVVLGGVVHRVELPAEVGHPINVAVAIGLAQAVDVPERTILDRLPGVPSTPHRAETTRTETGLTVIDDTYNSNPQGAAQALARARELVGEGGTVWTITPGMVELGASQHERNAELARAATADEGMVLCVVGRTNRAALDAGIAGRTRHFASREEAAKHVMAQAGPHDVVLYENDLPNHYP, from the coding sequence ATGAGCACGCTTGAGATCCTCTGCGCGGTGGGGGTCACGCTGCTGGTCCTGCTCAGCCAGCTGCGCTGGCTGCGCGTCGCCCAGCGCGAGCACTACGAGCCCGGCCGGCTCTTCGCGATCGCCGCGATCTGGGCCCGTGCCTACTGGGTCAACGGACTGATCCTCCTGGGCATCGTCCTGGCCTCGCTGCTCACCCTCGGTGCGTCCGCGGAGTGGGCGGTGCTGATCCCGGCCCTGGTCTGGGTGACCTGGCCCGAGGGACTGGCCCTGTGGCCCTCGTCCTCCCCGCTGGTGTTCACCGACCGGGTCAAGCGCCTCACGGGCGTCCTCGTCGTGCTCGTGCTCGCGCTCGCCGCGGGGCTGACGGCCCTCGATCTCATCGGGCTGCTGCCGATCCTGGCGCTCCCGGTGGCCGAGCTGGCGCTGCTGATCATGGCTCCGGTCGAGCGCTCGATGGGTCGCAAGTACCAGGTCTCCGCGGCCGCGAAGATGCGCAAGCTCGACCCCCGGGTCGTCGCGATCACCGGCTCCTACGGCAAGACCTCGACCAAGAACTACGCCGCCCACCTGATGTCCGGGCGCTGGGCCACGCTGGCCAGCCCGGCGAGCTTCAACAACGCGATGGGCCTGTCCCGGGCCGTGAACGACCGGCTCGACGGCGGCACCGACGTGTTCGTCGCCGAGATGGGCACCTACGGCCCCGGGGAGATCGCCTCGCTGTGCGAGGTGTTCCGTCCCGAGGTCTCCGCGATCACCACGATCGGCGAGGCCCACCTGGAGCGGATGAAGAACCGCGAGACGATCGTCCGCGCCAAGTCCGAGATCCTGCCGCCGGCGAGCACGGTCGTGCTCAACGTCGATGTCCCCGAGCTCGCCGCGATCGCCGACGACCTGGCCGCCACCAAGCGGGTCATCCGCGCCTCCGGCGGCCCGACGCCCGACGCCGACGTCGTCGTACGCCGTGCCGGCGACGGCTGGGAGGTCGTGCTCGGCGGTGTCGTGCACCGCGTCGAGCTGCCGGCCGAGGTCGGGCACCCGATCAACGTCGCGGTGGCCATCGGCCTGGCCCAGGCCGTGGACGTGCCGGAGCGAACGATCCTGGACCGGCTCCCCGGCGTACCCAGCACGCCGCACCGCGCGGAGACCACCCGCACCGAGACCGGGCTCACGGTCATCGACGACACCTACAACTCCAACCCGCAGGGCGCGGCGCAGGCGCTGGCGCGCGCTCGCGAGCTCGTCGGCGAGGGCGGGACCGTCTGGACGATCACGCCCGGTATGGTCGAGCTCGGCGCCTCCCAGCACGAGCGGAACGCCGAGCTGGCTCGCGCGGCGACGGCGGACGAGGGCATGGTCCTCTGCGTCGTCGGGCGCACGAACCGCGCTGCCCTGGACGCCGGCATCGCCGGACGGACCCGCCACTTCGCCAGTCGCGAGGAGGCGGCGAAGCACGTCATGGCGCAGGCCGGACCGCACGACGTGGTGCTGTACGAGAACGACCTCCCCAACCACTACCCGTAG
- a CDS encoding D-alanine--D-alanine ligase family protein: MTIEDFSGPVAIIAGGLSHERDVSLSSGRNLVRELRGLGVEAQTYDFDRNLLHDLERDQVAVALPALHGQFGEDGEIQTLLELIDLPYVGSRSRACRVAYDKGTARELLHRAGIPVPDSVGLSAQTFRDIGATALMAHVMDHLGDRVVVKPARGGSALGVTGVDGLGALPSALVGSYAYCEDALIERFHDGIDVSVVVLEGEDGLESLVPIAIEYEKGHEFDFSARYTAEFVSLHKPDLDDKLLAGLGEVACEAHRVLGLTDVSRSDFVVSPDGSFVLLETAITPGTTETSVFPFACKESGTSLGQVARTLLDRAVRRGA, from the coding sequence ATGACGATCGAGGACTTCTCAGGACCCGTGGCCATCATCGCCGGCGGTCTCAGCCACGAGCGGGACGTCTCCTTGTCCAGCGGGCGCAACCTGGTCCGTGAGCTGCGCGGGCTCGGAGTCGAGGCACAGACCTACGACTTCGACCGCAACCTGCTCCACGACCTCGAGCGCGACCAGGTGGCGGTCGCGCTGCCCGCCCTGCACGGCCAGTTCGGCGAGGACGGCGAGATCCAGACGCTGCTCGAGCTCATCGACCTGCCCTACGTCGGCTCCCGCAGCCGCGCCTGCCGGGTCGCCTACGACAAGGGCACGGCCCGCGAGCTGCTGCACCGCGCCGGCATCCCGGTGCCCGACAGCGTGGGCCTGTCCGCCCAGACCTTCCGCGACATCGGCGCCACCGCGCTGATGGCGCACGTCATGGACCACCTCGGCGACCGGGTGGTCGTCAAGCCCGCCCGCGGCGGCAGCGCGCTGGGCGTGACCGGCGTCGACGGCCTCGGCGCGCTCCCCTCCGCCCTGGTCGGCAGCTACGCCTACTGCGAGGACGCCCTCATCGAGCGCTTCCACGACGGCATCGACGTGAGCGTCGTGGTGCTGGAGGGCGAGGACGGGCTGGAGTCCCTCGTGCCGATCGCGATCGAGTACGAGAAGGGCCACGAGTTCGACTTCAGCGCCCGCTACACCGCGGAGTTCGTCTCCCTGCACAAGCCCGACCTCGACGACAAGCTGCTCGCCGGCCTCGGTGAGGTCGCCTGCGAGGCGCACCGGGTGCTCGGCCTCACCGACGTCTCCCGCTCCGACTTCGTGGTCTCGCCCGACGGCTCCTTCGTGCTGCTGGAGACCGCGATCACCCCGGGCACGACCGAGACCTCGGTGTTCCCCTTCGCCTGCAAGGAGAGCGGCACCTCCCTCGGCCAGGTCGCCCGCACCCTGCTCGACCGCGCCGTACGCCGCGGCGCCTGA
- a CDS encoding DUF3515 domain-containing protein has protein sequence MSLRARGVVASSLLPLALLAGCGGDAVEVDSPALADPSLSDAERATCTDFLDALPEDLAGLEPAEVDPADAPAKAWGDGLAVVCGVPEPEELAPAAECDIVAGVAWFVPPSQRDEGSDLIATAVETTPRVALVVPAEYRGQIAFDAFGELAEPVRTHLETTRRCS, from the coding sequence GTGTCCCTCCGGGCACGGGGCGTCGTCGCGTCCTCGCTCCTTCCGCTCGCACTGCTCGCCGGCTGCGGCGGCGACGCCGTGGAGGTGGACTCCCCCGCGCTGGCCGACCCCTCGCTGTCCGACGCCGAGCGGGCGACCTGCACGGACTTCCTCGACGCCCTCCCCGAGGACCTGGCCGGGCTGGAGCCCGCCGAGGTGGACCCGGCGGACGCCCCCGCCAAGGCCTGGGGTGACGGGCTCGCCGTGGTCTGCGGCGTACCGGAGCCCGAGGAGCTGGCGCCGGCCGCCGAGTGCGACATCGTGGCCGGGGTCGCCTGGTTCGTGCCGCCGAGTCAGCGCGACGAGGGCTCGGACCTGATCGCCACGGCCGTCGAGACCACGCCTCGGGTCGCGCTCGTGGTGCCCGCGGAGTACCGCGGCCAGATCGCCTTCGACGCCTTCGGCGAGCTCGCCGAACCGGTGCGGACCCACCTCGAGACCACCCGGCGCTGCAGCTGA
- a CDS encoding Lrp/AsnC family transcriptional regulator — protein sequence MVVQAYILIQTDVGKAAEVAQAIAQVKGVTLAEDVTGPYDVIVRAEARNVDELGKLVVAKVQTLEGITRTLTCPVVHI from the coding sequence ATGGTCGTCCAGGCCTACATCCTGATCCAGACCGACGTCGGCAAGGCTGCCGAGGTCGCCCAAGCCATCGCACAGGTCAAGGGAGTCACGCTGGCCGAGGACGTCACCGGCCCGTACGACGTGATCGTCCGCGCCGAGGCGCGCAACGTCGACGAGCTGGGCAAGCTGGTCGTCGCGAAGGTGCAGACGCTCGAGGGCATCACCCGCACGCTGACCTGCCCGGTCGTCCACATCTGA
- a CDS encoding thiamine-phosphate kinase, translated as MPFAPDATLADAGEFGLLAELLPLFPQGEQVLIGPGDDAAVLRVRTGHVVVSTDLMVEGRHFRREWSSAADVGHRAAAQNISDINAMGGTAASLTLAIGAPADLPVQWVLDLARGFAEECGEVGASVVGGDLTRADQVVIAVTVLGACTQAPVIRSGAAPGDVVAMAGRQGWAAGGLAVLKRGFRSPRVLVEAHRRPQPPYAAGPIAAAAGATAMIDVSDGLLAEAGHLADASGVAINVRSEAFEVAEPLHAVGAALNAEPLQFVLTGGDDHALLATFPDAASVPQGWRVVGEVIEGSGVTVDGRSYIGSPGWSHF; from the coding sequence ATGCCGTTTGCACCCGACGCCACCCTCGCCGACGCCGGCGAGTTCGGCCTCCTGGCCGAGCTCCTGCCTCTCTTCCCGCAGGGCGAGCAGGTGTTGATCGGCCCCGGCGACGACGCGGCCGTGCTGCGCGTGCGCACCGGCCACGTGGTCGTCTCCACCGACCTGATGGTGGAGGGCCGCCACTTCCGGCGGGAGTGGTCCTCCGCGGCCGACGTCGGTCACCGCGCGGCCGCGCAGAACATCTCCGACATCAACGCGATGGGCGGCACCGCCGCCTCGCTCACCCTCGCCATCGGCGCCCCCGCGGACCTGCCCGTGCAGTGGGTGCTCGACCTCGCTCGTGGCTTCGCGGAGGAGTGCGGGGAGGTCGGGGCGAGCGTCGTCGGCGGCGACCTCACCCGCGCCGACCAGGTGGTCATCGCGGTGACGGTGCTCGGCGCCTGCACCCAGGCGCCGGTCATCCGCTCCGGCGCCGCACCCGGCGACGTGGTGGCGATGGCCGGCCGGCAGGGCTGGGCCGCAGGCGGGCTCGCGGTACTCAAGCGCGGCTTCCGGTCCCCGCGGGTGCTCGTCGAGGCCCACCGCCGCCCCCAGCCGCCGTACGCCGCCGGCCCGATCGCCGCCGCGGCCGGCGCGACGGCGATGATCGACGTCTCCGACGGCCTGCTCGCCGAGGCCGGGCACCTGGCCGACGCCTCCGGTGTGGCCATCAACGTCCGCTCCGAGGCCTTCGAGGTCGCCGAGCCGCTGCACGCCGTGGGTGCGGCGCTCAACGCCGAGCCCCTGCAGTTCGTGCTCACCGGCGGCGACGACCACGCCCTGCTCGCCACCTTCCCCGACGCCGCCTCCGTGCCGCAGGGCTGGCGCGTGGTGGGCGAGGTCATCGAGGGCAGCGGCGTCACCGTCGACGGGCGCTCCTACATCGGCTCGCCGGGCTGGTCGCACTTCTGA
- the rpmB gene encoding 50S ribosomal protein L28 translates to MAAVCDICAKKPGFGNNRPWSRKITKRRFDPNIQRVRATVNGTPKRLNVCTGCLKAGKVSR, encoded by the coding sequence GTGGCTGCCGTCTGCGACATCTGCGCGAAGAAGCCGGGCTTCGGCAACAACCGACCCTGGTCGCGCAAGATCACGAAGCGTCGCTTCGACCCCAACATCCAGCGCGTCCGGGCGACCGTCAACGGCACCCCGAAGCGCCTCAACGTCTGCACCGGCTGCCTCAAGGCCGGCAAGGTCTCCCGCTGA
- a CDS encoding DAK2 domain-containing protein: MQQVPVGGELSLGVVLRFVDVAFDALAGAREEIDALNVYPVPDGDTGTNMYLTMSAARDALREACAGDEDAPLGESLATFARGALLGARGNSGVILSEMLGAIARRIGRAGADETNATVMAEALQAASDAAYAAVGTPVEGTMLSVMRAAAASAVECSGRSAPGPATSSPPPPARRARRWPAPPSSSGSWPMPVSWTPAGAA, translated from the coding sequence ATGCAGCAGGTACCCGTGGGCGGCGAGCTGAGTCTCGGCGTCGTGCTGCGCTTCGTCGACGTCGCCTTCGACGCCCTCGCCGGTGCGCGCGAGGAGATCGACGCGCTCAACGTCTACCCGGTGCCCGACGGCGACACCGGCACCAACATGTACCTCACGATGTCGGCGGCCCGCGACGCGCTGCGCGAGGCCTGCGCCGGCGACGAGGACGCGCCGCTGGGGGAGTCGCTGGCGACGTTCGCGCGCGGCGCCCTGCTCGGCGCCCGCGGCAACTCCGGGGTGATCCTCAGCGAGATGCTCGGCGCGATCGCGCGCCGGATCGGCCGCGCGGGCGCCGATGAGACCAACGCCACGGTGATGGCCGAGGCGCTCCAGGCGGCCAGCGACGCGGCGTACGCCGCGGTGGGCACGCCCGTCGAGGGCACGATGCTGAGCGTCATGCGCGCGGCGGCGGCCTCGGCCGTGGAGTGCTCGGGTCGCTCCGCGCCCGGGCCCGCGACGTCTTCGCCGCCGCCGCCGGCGCGGCGCGCGAGGCGCTGGCCCGCACCCCCGAGCAGCTCCGGCTCCTGGCCGATGCCGGTGTCGTGGACGCCGGCGGGCGCGGCCTGA
- a CDS encoding ATP-dependent DNA helicase RecG: MITLESPIETVLAGHAKADRITEGLGLRTVGDLMHHFPRRYLRTGELTRLDDLEEGSVLTFVGEVVASAERTYQDRRTGRTAYRLDVTVRTEGPALRMSFFAKNAYVNGWQAGRLRVGRRGVFLGKAKLFRGEWQLTNPQMSLFGSGDEDSALMSLDAMRELFPIYPLTKGVESWDLQRAATFALTVLDEVPELLPEQVRGTYSLPDARQALQWIHAADSMEDVRRAQRRFRFEEALVTQVVLARRRREQMALGAQARPGRPGGLLEAFDARLPFELTAGQREVAGEIEHDLAQPHPMNRLLQGEVGSGKTLVALRAMLRVVDSGGQAALLAPTEVLAQQHHRTISAMLGDLGMGGLLGAAEGTTVELLTGSMTKAQRKAPLSRLITGEAGIVIGTHALLEEQVMFADLGLVVVDEQHRFGVEQRAALTDKAGSPPHVLVMTATPIPRTVAMTVFGDLEISTLTELPAGRAPIQTNVVPLGEQPLWIDRAWARLREEIEAGHQAYVVCPRIVRDEMEAGEHDQLDLDEDDNLVVDRTGTGLSSVVDVAADLADGPLRGLRIGVLHGKLPADEKERTMRAFAAGDVDVLVSTTVIEVGVDVANATAMVILDADRFGVSQLHQLRGRVGRGGLPGLCLLVTRSEAGTPARARLDAVAGTSDGFELSRVDLEQRREGDVLGKNQSGYRSSLQNLRVLRDEKTIREAREAASLLLDTDFELRQAPELAAAVAEMERSVQSDYLEKS; the protein is encoded by the coding sequence GTGATCACGCTGGAGTCGCCGATCGAGACGGTGCTGGCCGGGCACGCCAAGGCCGACCGGATCACCGAGGGCCTCGGCCTGCGCACGGTCGGGGACCTGATGCACCACTTCCCCCGCCGCTACCTGCGCACCGGCGAGCTGACCCGCCTCGACGATCTCGAGGAGGGCAGCGTGCTGACCTTCGTCGGCGAGGTGGTCGCGAGCGCGGAGCGCACCTACCAAGACCGGCGCACCGGTCGCACGGCCTACCGCCTCGACGTCACGGTCCGCACCGAGGGGCCGGCGCTGCGGATGTCGTTCTTCGCCAAGAACGCCTACGTCAACGGATGGCAGGCCGGGCGGCTGCGCGTCGGGCGCCGTGGGGTGTTCCTGGGCAAGGCCAAGCTGTTCCGCGGCGAGTGGCAGCTCACCAACCCGCAGATGTCGCTGTTCGGCAGCGGCGATGAGGACTCCGCGCTGATGTCGCTGGACGCGATGCGCGAGCTGTTCCCGATCTACCCGCTCACCAAGGGCGTGGAGTCCTGGGACCTCCAGCGCGCCGCGACCTTCGCGCTGACCGTGCTCGACGAGGTCCCCGAGCTGCTGCCCGAGCAGGTCCGCGGGACCTACTCCCTGCCTGACGCGCGCCAGGCCCTGCAGTGGATCCACGCCGCCGACTCGATGGAGGACGTACGCCGCGCGCAGCGCCGCTTCCGCTTCGAGGAGGCGCTGGTCACCCAGGTCGTGCTCGCCCGCCGCCGGCGCGAGCAGATGGCGCTGGGCGCCCAGGCGCGCCCGGGGCGACCCGGCGGCCTGCTGGAGGCCTTCGACGCCCGGCTGCCCTTCGAGCTCACCGCCGGGCAGCGCGAGGTGGCCGGCGAGATCGAGCACGACCTGGCCCAGCCGCACCCGATGAACCGGCTGCTCCAGGGCGAGGTCGGCTCCGGCAAGACCCTGGTGGCGCTGCGCGCGATGCTGCGCGTGGTCGACTCCGGCGGCCAGGCCGCGCTGCTGGCGCCCACCGAGGTGCTCGCCCAGCAGCACCACCGCACGATCTCCGCCATGCTCGGCGACCTCGGCATGGGCGGCCTGCTCGGCGCCGCCGAGGGCACCACCGTCGAGCTGCTCACCGGGTCGATGACCAAGGCCCAGCGCAAGGCACCGCTGAGCCGGCTGATCACCGGCGAGGCCGGCATCGTCATCGGCACCCACGCCCTGCTCGAGGAGCAGGTGATGTTCGCCGACCTCGGCCTCGTCGTCGTCGACGAGCAGCACCGCTTCGGGGTCGAGCAGCGCGCCGCCCTCACCGACAAGGCGGGCAGTCCGCCGCACGTGCTCGTGATGACCGCCACGCCGATCCCGCGCACGGTCGCGATGACGGTCTTCGGCGACCTGGAGATCTCCACGCTCACCGAGCTGCCGGCGGGGCGCGCGCCGATCCAGACCAACGTCGTGCCGCTCGGCGAGCAGCCGCTGTGGATCGACCGCGCCTGGGCACGGCTGCGCGAGGAGATCGAGGCCGGCCACCAGGCCTACGTCGTGTGTCCGCGCATCGTCCGCGACGAGATGGAGGCCGGCGAGCACGACCAGCTCGACCTCGACGAGGACGACAACCTCGTCGTCGACCGCACCGGCACCGGTCTCAGCTCAGTGGTCGACGTCGCCGCCGACCTCGCCGACGGACCGCTGCGAGGCCTGCGGATCGGGGTGCTCCACGGCAAGCTGCCCGCCGACGAGAAGGAGCGCACGATGCGCGCCTTCGCCGCCGGCGACGTCGACGTGCTGGTGTCCACCACCGTCATCGAGGTCGGCGTGGACGTCGCCAACGCGACCGCCATGGTGATCCTCGACGCCGACCGGTTCGGCGTCTCCCAGCTGCACCAGCTGCGCGGTCGCGTCGGTCGTGGCGGGCTGCCCGGGCTGTGCCTGCTGGTCACCCGGTCCGAGGCCGGCACCCCCGCGCGGGCGCGCCTGGACGCCGTGGCCGGCACGAGCGACGGCTTCGAGCTCAGCCGCGTCGACCTCGAGCAGCGCCGCGAGGGCGACGTGCTCGGCAAGAACCAGTCCGGCTACCGCTCCAGCCTGCAGAACCTCCGGGTGCTGCGCGACGAGAAGACCATCCGCGAGGCTCGCGAGGCCGCCTCCCTCCTCCTCGACACCGACTTCGAGCTGCGCCAGGCGCCGGAGCTCGCGGCGGCGGTCGCGGAGATGGAGCGCTCCGTGCAGTCCGACTACCTCGAGAAGTCGTGA